Proteins found in one Orcinus orca chromosome 11, mOrcOrc1.1, whole genome shotgun sequence genomic segment:
- the RIBC2 gene encoding RIB43A-like with coiled-coils protein 2 has protein sequence MEVAQLKDLEENFGLAKKRYEELRRQKRIFNARNRIIGGDTEAWDVQVCDQKIKEAPEKARQEAFAAEMRQNDKIACISEDRERRDRKNLCKAINDFQQSFQKPETRREFDLSDPLALKKDLPARQSDNDARNTVSGMQKFMGEDLNFYQRKKFQEEQNREWSLQQQREWKMARANQKCAEDLYLKTRLQFDETAKHLRSLESTSGRAVCTAVKEFNRKQALESAEKKIQEKKQDQEDNLAEISNLLRGDLLSENPQQAASSFGPHRVVPNRWKGMSREQLEHIRLVQKQQVQEKLRLQEEERQRDMDWDRQRVQRARAALLLERQQQCQRRDLRRALDCNNLSLAKEQLSQKKYMKEICTNHLTEDYFAQFNTRSR, from the exons ATGGAGGTAGCGCAGCTCAAGGACCTGGAGGAGAACTTCGGCCTGGCCAAAAAGAGATATGAGGAGCTGCGCAGGCAGAAACGGATCTTCAATGCCAGGAACAGGATCATCGGG gGAGACACAGAAGCCTGGGATGTTCAGGTTTGTGACCAGAAGATAAAAGAAGCACCTGAAAAAGCTAGACAGGAAGCCTTTG CTGCTGAAATGAGGCAAAATGACAAGATCGCATGCATATCAGAAGACCGGGAAAGGAGAGATAGGAAAAATCTCTGTAAAGCTATCAATGATTTCCAACAGAGCTTTCAGAAGCCAGAAACTCGCCGTGAATTTGACCTCTCCGACCCCCTAGCCCTTAAGAAAGATCTTCCAGCCCGGCAGTCAGATAATGATGCTCGGAATACAGTATCAGGAATGCAGAAATTCATGGGAGAGGATTTAAACTTCTATCAGAGGAAGAAATTCCAAGAGGAACAAAACAGGGAATGGTCCTTGCAACAGCAAAGGGAATGGAAGATGGCCCGCGCCAACCAAAAATGCGCAG AGGATCTCTACCTGAAGACAAGGCTGCAGTTTGACGAAACAGCCAAGCATTTACGGAGTCTGGAAAGCACCAGCGGAAGGGCGGTTTGTACAGCTGTGAAAGAATTCAACAGGAAGCAG GCCTTGGAGTCAGCGGAAAagaaaatccaagagaaaaaaCAGGACCAAGAGGACAACCTGGCCGAGATCTCCAACCTGCTGCGTGGGGACCTGCTCTCGGAGAACCCGCAGCAGGCAGCCAGCTCCTTCGGGCCCCATCGCGTGGTCCCCAACCGCTGGAAGGGCATGAGCCGGGAGCAGCTGGAGCACATCCGCCTGGTTCAGAAACAGCAAGTCCAGGAGAAGCTG aggctccaggaagAAGAGCGCCAGCGAGACATGGATTGGGACCGGCAGAGGGTCCAGCGGGCTCGCGCCGCCTTGCTGCTTGAGCGACAGCAGCAGTGCCAACGGCGTGACCTGCGCAGAGCCCTGGACTGCAACAACCTCAGCCTGGCCAAGGAGCAGCTTTCGCA gaaaaaatatatgaaggaaatctGTACAAATCATCTCACAGAAGATTATTTCGCACAATTTAATACAAGAAGTCGATAA